From Dethiosulfovibrio salsuginis, one genomic window encodes:
- a CDS encoding ABC transporter ATP-binding protein, which produces MASDKDRSMILAVKDLGFRWGRDWVFRGISFSVNSGELLSVMGPNGVGKTTLLRCLNGILSPSEGTITVGGRDVSSMSRREIAKAMGYVPQFVQPQRMTVFDGVLLGRRPHIGWSVSERDLVTVESVLSLLGLSEFRLRSMDRISGGERQKVAIARAMVQEPSVMLLDEPTASLDMKNNMGMMETISHVVHCHGLAAVATIHDVNCALRHSDRCLFLRGGSIEALCTPSEVTGSMIESVYDLKADIIDHRGYPVVIPGG; this is translated from the coding sequence GTGGCTTCTGATAAGGACCGTTCGATGATATTGGCGGTAAAAGACCTGGGATTCAGGTGGGGAAGGGACTGGGTTTTCAGAGGTATCTCCTTTTCCGTGAATAGTGGAGAGCTTCTGTCGGTTATGGGCCCTAACGGTGTCGGCAAGACCACCTTGCTCAGATGCTTAAACGGAATCCTGTCCCCCTCCGAGGGGACAATAACCGTAGGAGGCAGGGATGTCTCCTCCATGTCCAGGCGGGAGATAGCCAAGGCGATGGGATACGTTCCTCAGTTTGTCCAGCCTCAGAGGATGACCGTCTTCGACGGGGTCCTGCTCGGAAGACGGCCTCATATAGGCTGGTCGGTATCGGAGAGGGATCTGGTGACAGTGGAGAGCGTCCTGTCTCTCCTGGGGCTTTCGGAGTTCAGGTTGCGGTCTATGGATCGGATCAGCGGAGGGGAGAGGCAGAAGGTGGCGATCGCCAGGGCCATGGTCCAAGAGCCTTCGGTGATGCTTCTCGACGAACCGACCGCTAGCCTGGATATGAAAAACAACATGGGGATGATGGAGACCATCTCCCACGTGGTACACTGCCACGGTTTGGCGGCGGTGGCCACTATTCACGACGTAAACTGTGCTTTAAGACATTCCGATAGGTGTCTTTTTCTGAGAGGTGGCTCTATCGAGGCCCTCTGCACTCCGTCGGAGGTCACAGGCTCGATGATAGAGTCGGTTTACGACCTAAAGGCGGATATCATCGACCACCGAGGCTATCCGGTGGTAATACCTGGAGGTTAG